From Apium graveolens cultivar Ventura chromosome 9, ASM990537v1, whole genome shotgun sequence, the proteins below share one genomic window:
- the LOC141687524 gene encoding uncharacterized protein LOC141687524 gives MLPTDPAKRLSFKRSVSDGDLVIVYERHDNMKAIKVCESSVLQNRFGVFKHSDWIGKPFGSKVFSNKGGFVYLLAPTPELWTLVLSHRTQILYIADISFVIMYLEIVPGCLVLESGTGSGSLTTSLARAVAPSGHVYTFDFHEHRAASAREDFARTGLSSLVTVGVRDIQGEGFPNEFTGKADSVFLDLPQPWLAIPSVGKMLKQDGILCSFSPCIEQVQRSCETLRSNFTDIRTFEVLLRTYDVREVKMNSFQGNEGGSIESLPCKRRQRSNEESNGLENSSHSVVMARPSSEARGHTGYLTFARLKCVL, from the exons ATGCTGCCAACTGATCCGGCTAAGAGATTATCTTTTAAACGTAGTGTAAGTGATGGGGATTTGGTTATTGTATACGAAAGGCATGACAACATGAAGGCAATAAAAGTATGTGAAAGCTCAGTCCTCCAAAACCGTTTTGGTGTATTTAAGCACTCAGATTGGATCGGGAAACCCTTTGGTTCCAAGGTTTTTAGCAACAAGGGTGGGTTTGTTTACTTGTTGGCTCCAACTCCTGAGCTATGGACTCTGGTTTTGAGCCATAGAACCCAAATTCTTTATATTGCAGACATTAGCTTCGTTATTATGTATTTGGAAATAGTTCCAGGTTGTCTGGTACTTGAGTCAGGAACTGGAAGTGGATCTTTAACTACTTCTCTTGCAAGAGCTGTAGCTCCTTCCGGACATGTCTACACATTTGACTTTCATGAACATAGGGCTGCTTCTGCTAG GGAAGATTTTGCGAGGACAGGATTAAGTAGTTTGGTCACTGTGGGAGTAAGGGATATTCAGGGtgaaggttttccaaacgaattcacTGGTAAAGCAGATTCTGTCTTCTTGGACTTGCCTCAACCGTGGTTGGCTATTCCTTCTGTGGGAAAAATGTTGAAACAAGATGGAATTTTGTGTTCTTTCTCACCATGTATTGAGCAGGTGCAGCGTTCATGTGAAACTCTTAGATCAAATTTTACGG ATATAAGAACATTTGAGGTACTTCTCAGAACATATGATGTTAGAGAAGTTAAAATGAATAGCTTCCAAGGAAATGAAGGTGGTTCTATTGAATCCCTCCCTTGCAAGAGGAGACAACGTTCAAATGAAGAAAGCAATGGGCTGGAAAATTCCAGTCATTCAGTTGTCATGGCTAGGCCGTCCAGCGAGGCAAGAGGTCACACTGGTTATTTGACATTTGCTAGATTAAAATGTGTGTTGTGA